One genomic region from Thermoleptolyngbya sichuanensis A183 encodes:
- a CDS encoding bifunctional pantoate--beta-alanine ligase/(d)CMP kinase has protein sequence MRLFKTIAGLRSYLASCRQGADGAATTQAGRSLGLVPTMGALHEGHLSLIRRARQENAVVAVSIFVNPLQFGPQEDFHKYPKMLEQDSQFCETAGVDVIFAPSAEELYGGRSGSRKDILTQVIPPQAMMAVLCGPHRPGHFEGVATVVAKLLNIVQPDRAYFGQKDAQQLAILRRVVADLNLHVELVACPTVREASGLALSSRNQYLSPEERSHAAALYRSLHRAEQAFHQGIRKSQELISIVKEELSTVAAVRPQYVELVHPETMVPLAEVEERGLVAIAAHLGSTRLIDNIVLSARKPIIAIDGPAGAGKSTVARRVAAELGLLYLDTGAMYRAVTWLVQQSGVEISDEAAIAELVSQSEIELVQGDVDAGGTAPHALMPSRLHSSTPAPLTVLINGQDVTREIRTPQVSAQVSAIAAQGEVRRALVKQQKEYGRRGGVVMDGRDIGTQVFPDAELKIFLTASVQERARRRQLDLKEQGQPEVSLETLERAIFERDQKDSSRKISPLRKADDAIELVTDDLTIEAVVEKIICLYRDRLSSGL, from the coding sequence GTGCGGCTGTTTAAGACCATTGCAGGACTGCGCTCCTATCTTGCGTCGTGTCGTCAGGGGGCAGACGGTGCAGCAACCACGCAGGCCGGGCGATCGCTCGGTCTAGTGCCCACGATGGGCGCACTGCACGAGGGACACCTCAGCCTGATTCGCCGCGCCCGCCAGGAAAACGCCGTGGTTGCTGTCAGCATTTTCGTCAACCCGCTGCAATTTGGCCCGCAAGAAGATTTTCACAAGTATCCCAAAATGCTGGAGCAAGACAGCCAGTTCTGCGAAACAGCAGGGGTAGATGTAATTTTTGCCCCCAGCGCCGAGGAACTGTATGGCGGACGCAGCGGCTCCAGAAAGGATATACTGACGCAGGTGATTCCGCCGCAGGCGATGATGGCGGTGCTGTGTGGGCCGCATCGGCCGGGGCACTTTGAAGGCGTGGCGACGGTGGTGGCAAAGTTGCTCAACATCGTGCAGCCCGATCGCGCCTATTTTGGGCAAAAAGACGCTCAGCAGCTTGCCATTTTGCGGCGGGTTGTGGCGGATTTGAACCTGCACGTAGAGCTGGTTGCCTGTCCTACGGTGCGCGAAGCTAGCGGGCTGGCCCTGAGTTCGCGCAACCAATACCTTTCGCCAGAGGAGCGATCGCACGCTGCTGCCCTTTATCGCAGCCTGCATCGGGCTGAGCAGGCGTTTCACCAGGGCATTCGCAAGAGTCAGGAGCTAATTTCAATTGTGAAGGAAGAGTTATCAACCGTCGCGGCGGTGCGGCCGCAGTATGTGGAACTGGTGCATCCAGAAACGATGGTGCCGCTGGCCGAAGTGGAGGAGCGCGGGCTAGTGGCGATCGCTGCTCATTTGGGCAGCACGCGCCTGATCGACAACATCGTGCTGAGCGCCCGCAAGCCGATTATTGCCATCGACGGCCCTGCCGGAGCCGGAAAATCTACCGTTGCCCGCCGCGTCGCGGCCGAACTGGGTCTGCTGTATCTCGACACGGGAGCCATGTATCGTGCGGTGACTTGGCTGGTGCAGCAGTCAGGCGTGGAGATTTCGGACGAAGCGGCGATCGCCGAACTGGTGAGCCAGAGCGAGATTGAGCTAGTCCAGGGGGACGTTGATGCTGGAGGAACAGCGCCTCATGCCCTTATGCCTTCACGCCTTCACTCCAGTACGCCCGCTCCGCTGACGGTTTTGATCAACGGGCAGGATGTGACCCGCGAGATTCGCACACCCCAGGTCTCGGCGCAGGTGTCGGCGATCGCCGCCCAGGGCGAAGTCCGCAGAGCGCTGGTAAAGCAGCAGAAAGAATACGGTCGGCGCGGCGGCGTGGTGATGGACGGGCGCGACATTGGCACGCAGGTCTTTCCCGATGCCGAACTCAAGATTTTTCTGACGGCTTCGGTGCAGGAGCGGGCCCGCCGCCGCCAGCTTGACTTGAAGGAGCAGGGTCAGCCAGAGGTGTCTTTGGAAACCCTGGAACGAGCCATCTTTGAACGCGACCAAAAGGACAGCAGCCGCAAAATTTCGCCGCTTCGCAAAGCCGAC
- a CDS encoding PAS domain S-box protein, whose protein sequence is MHLFKNRASDQQAEMQACCKSVFREVFQATPAASLLLSFPEGRILEINEAFCELVGWSASEMAGRQIAKTGIWAEKGSYTRLVQQIQAEGKVSAIADVFCTRAGSRRPVLLSARAMSFGDEPSLWITAIAQPTEPVESSQPAPPHLASQILDQAAASIGQIRLYPDRRWQYDYCSAGCERVFGFTNAELMDGAWLERVLPEDRETMPSQEVDTLLAGRSQWREYQFLHKDGNLRWISSHLSPRWDAAENCWRVVFVDTDITEQKRLEAELRNTATALRQSEERFHQIANSIKQFILIRDAQSRQCLYASPGYEAIWGRSCESLYQDRDSWIESVHPEDRLEVEEVVERQFQGDRIHHEYRIFRPDGTLRWVQAEFFPVLDETGAFTRCAGIIEDITERKQLEAERRTAEESLRQSEERFQQIANHVNQLFLVCDAKTGESLYVSPAYERIWGRSCESLYRNPQSWLEAVHPGDRPTVLASIANQHQGEAAHREYRIVRPDGSIRWVRADVFPVRDEAGSIIRFVGFAEDFTERKRAELARDLAEAALRDSEKRYASFFRCSPAAIVVSCLPTGQYIEVNPAFEQYTGYTRDEVIGRTAAELDLWVNLPQREQLLQQVQTKGGATDIEFQLRRKDGEIRTVLMTAERYEIDGYEYLMTVGVDITDRKQAEAALQASEQHRRQALELSQTGSWAFDVATGEAVWSESHFRLMGLRPGEYPSNYYTWRDRVHPEDLERVEQAFQQALEQHTLLEVEYRVVHPDGTEHWVLTKGQGIYDERGQPLRMTGVMIDISDRKAAKLALKRKVQRERALNRVIQAIRQSLDLDAIFNTATQEITQLLGADQTNVIQLFSERGYWQIVASYCAHPDLPDVKGLQVPDADNLIAARLRRMEIVKIDDASLLEDDVNRQLAELFPGSWLIAPMAIDGRVWGCLAVTKNPRTVWTEEQFSLIHALVDQLAIAIQQSALYQRLQESEASLKDVLNNAIAAVCSFRVFGDHDWVYDYYSAGSRAVYGYEPEELMADKHLWMSRVHPDDLEPVILPLYDVIFQEGTCTYEYRFYCKDGSLRWHLATLTARRDAIADCWIATVITVDITGRKQAEEELVASQKLYKSLTDVLPLYLYRKDRHDRITFANPAYLNFLGMTLEECLGKTTPDIVPHDLATHCLAADEQILQTGEPVSRVEMSEATGDRQYFQSMKSPVFDADGQIVEIQGLCWEITDRIKTEKSLEMHSLIVQNMAEGVCLVRASDGIIVYANPKFEAMFGYESGGLNGKHASVVNYEDDTLDAQEVHRNITYHLDTYGEYTYTICNRKKDGTPFWCRATTVRFDHPDYGMVYVAVHEDITERRQAELALQEMSAAMSNAIEGIARLDPQGQYLSVNRAYARIMGYEPADMIGMNWRQTVHPEELATAIAGYESMLQHGKAELELRGLRKDGSIFYKQAIMVAAYNQEGQFTGHHCFMRDISDRKQAEAALARELARSKALFEASVDGIVVMSQGRVIEANPSFARMLGYSLEEVQSLTVADWEAKWTAEELVQIKAEFKDRSHRFETRHRRKDGSIYEVEISANPVNWDGQTVQLCICRDVSDRKRTELELKQAKETAEAANSAKSTFLANMSHELRTPLNAILGFSQLLAYDPLLNDSQREQLEIINHSGEHLLSLINDILEVSKIEAGRIKLNTSSFDLYQLLDGLMQLLRFKASEKSISLVLDRAPNLPQYIVTDEGKLRQILLNLLSNAIKFTKAGSVTLRALVAEAPDHLPNDSSQPNTPQTQRLQFEVIDTGCGIAAEEIEDLFNAFVQAKHSQQASEGTGLGLTISRHFVNLMGGDIRVQSVLGQGSTFAFEIQVQVKDAAAVLLPVETRRVLTLAQDQGPCRILIVEDQWQNRQFLVEMLASIGFELKEATNGYEAIACWSTWQPDLILMDLRMPGMNGFDAVRQIRQDEQTLRSQIQTRSNTDYPPIKTAKIIALTADAFEETKVTALAAGCDDFIRKPVQESLLLTKIAEHLGVQYVYEMAETRQPEANESAENLDKNLDNDLSFMPVEWIAELHQAATEGFDDRVLQLVRQIPPDYSRLASALTHWATNFQFESITQLTQPLIEYEADSAP, encoded by the coding sequence ATGCATCTTTTCAAAAATCGCGCTTCGGATCAGCAAGCGGAAATGCAGGCTTGCTGTAAGTCAGTATTCCGCGAGGTTTTTCAGGCAACTCCGGCGGCGAGTCTGCTGCTGTCTTTTCCCGAAGGGCGGATTCTGGAAATCAACGAGGCGTTTTGTGAACTGGTGGGATGGAGCGCCAGCGAGATGGCGGGACGGCAGATTGCTAAGACGGGCATCTGGGCAGAGAAGGGCAGCTACACACGGCTTGTTCAGCAGATCCAGGCAGAGGGGAAAGTGAGCGCGATCGCCGATGTTTTTTGCACCCGCGCTGGCAGTCGCCGGCCGGTGCTGCTGTCGGCCCGTGCTATGTCGTTTGGCGACGAGCCGAGCCTCTGGATTACGGCGATCGCCCAGCCCACTGAACCCGTCGAATCTTCTCAGCCCGCGCCTCCGCACCTTGCCAGCCAGATTCTCGATCAGGCGGCGGCATCGATCGGGCAGATTCGCCTGTATCCCGATCGCCGCTGGCAGTATGACTATTGCTCCGCAGGCTGCGAGCGGGTGTTTGGCTTTACAAATGCAGAACTGATGGACGGCGCATGGCTGGAGCGGGTGCTGCCGGAAGATCGAGAAACGATGCCTTCTCAGGAAGTGGACACGCTTTTGGCTGGGCGATCGCAATGGAGAGAGTACCAATTTCTGCACAAAGATGGCAATCTGCGGTGGATTTCCAGCCACCTGTCGCCCCGCTGGGATGCCGCAGAAAACTGCTGGCGAGTTGTTTTTGTGGATACAGACATCACCGAGCAAAAGCGGCTAGAAGCGGAACTGCGAAACACTGCGACAGCCCTGCGCCAGAGTGAGGAACGGTTTCACCAAATTGCCAACAGCATCAAGCAATTTATCCTAATCCGCGATGCCCAGTCGAGGCAGTGTTTGTATGCCAGTCCGGGCTATGAAGCAATCTGGGGCCGCAGTTGCGAAAGCCTGTATCAAGACCGTGACTCTTGGATAGAGTCGGTGCATCCAGAGGATCGTCTAGAGGTAGAAGAAGTCGTAGAGCGCCAGTTTCAGGGCGATCGCATCCATCACGAATACCGAATCTTCCGACCCGACGGCACGCTCCGCTGGGTGCAGGCCGAGTTTTTTCCCGTCCTAGACGAAACGGGCGCATTTACTCGCTGTGCAGGCATTATCGAAGACATTACCGAGCGCAAACAGCTAGAAGCCGAGCGGCGGACCGCTGAGGAATCGCTGCGCCAGAGCGAAGAGAGATTCCAGCAAATCGCCAACCATGTCAACCAGCTTTTTCTGGTGTGCGATGCCAAAACGGGTGAATCCCTTTACGTTAGCCCGGCCTACGAGCGAATCTGGGGCCGCAGTTGCGAAAGCTTGTACCGCAATCCCCAGTCTTGGCTAGAGGCAGTGCATCCGGGCGATCGCCCCACGGTTCTCGCTTCCATTGCCAACCAACATCAGGGTGAAGCCGCGCATCGGGAATATCGCATCGTTCGCCCCGATGGAAGCATTCGCTGGGTGCGGGCAGATGTCTTCCCTGTTCGGGATGAGGCAGGCAGCATCATTCGCTTCGTGGGCTTTGCAGAAGATTTCACCGAGCGCAAACGGGCCGAACTAGCCCGCGACCTGGCCGAAGCCGCCCTGCGAGACTCAGAGAAGCGCTATGCGTCCTTTTTCCGCTGTAGCCCAGCGGCGATCGTCGTCTCCTGCCTGCCGACGGGGCAGTATATCGAGGTCAATCCCGCCTTCGAGCAATACACAGGCTATACCCGTGATGAAGTCATCGGACGCACTGCCGCCGAACTTGACCTGTGGGTAAATCTGCCCCAGCGAGAACAACTGCTGCAACAGGTGCAAACCAAGGGCGGCGCGACGGACATTGAGTTTCAACTGCGCCGCAAAGATGGCGAGATTCGCACGGTCTTGATGACGGCGGAGCGCTATGAAATCGACGGCTACGAGTATCTGATGACAGTTGGTGTGGATATTACTGACCGCAAGCAAGCCGAAGCCGCGCTGCAAGCCAGCGAGCAACACCGACGGCAGGCGCTAGAGCTAAGCCAGACGGGCAGTTGGGCGTTTGACGTGGCCACGGGCGAGGCAGTCTGGAGCGAGAGCCACTTCCGCCTAATGGGGCTGCGGCCGGGAGAGTATCCCAGCAACTACTATACCTGGCGCGATCGCGTCCATCCAGAAGATCTAGAGCGGGTAGAGCAGGCATTTCAGCAGGCGCTCGAACAGCACACGCTGCTAGAAGTCGAGTATCGCGTGGTGCATCCCGACGGCACCGAGCACTGGGTGCTGACCAAGGGCCAGGGGATTTATGACGAGCGCGGACAGCCCCTCCGCATGACGGGCGTAATGATAGACATCAGCGATCGCAAAGCGGCAAAACTTGCCCTCAAGCGGAAGGTACAGCGGGAACGGGCACTTAACCGAGTGATTCAGGCAATTCGTCAATCTCTAGACCTGGATGCGATCTTCAACACTGCAACCCAGGAAATTACACAACTGCTGGGCGCAGATCAGACCAACGTTATACAGCTTTTCTCCGAGCGCGGCTATTGGCAGATTGTAGCGAGCTACTGCGCCCACCCCGATTTGCCGGATGTGAAAGGGCTGCAAGTTCCGGATGCCGACAATCTCATCGCGGCCCGGCTCCGGCGTATGGAAATTGTCAAAATTGATGATGCTAGCCTGCTTGAAGACGACGTAAATCGCCAACTTGCAGAGCTTTTTCCAGGCTCTTGGCTGATCGCCCCAATGGCAATAGACGGCCGGGTTTGGGGCTGTCTCGCCGTAACCAAGAATCCAAGGACTGTTTGGACTGAGGAGCAATTTAGCTTAATTCATGCGCTGGTGGATCAACTGGCGATCGCCATTCAGCAGTCCGCCCTCTACCAGCGGTTGCAAGAGTCAGAGGCCAGCCTGAAGGACGTGCTAAACAATGCGATCGCCGCCGTGTGCAGCTTCCGCGTCTTTGGTGATCACGACTGGGTGTATGACTACTATTCCGCAGGGAGCCGAGCCGTCTATGGCTATGAACCCGAAGAACTCATGGCCGACAAGCATCTGTGGATGTCGCGAGTCCACCCTGATGACCTAGAACCCGTCATCCTGCCGCTTTACGACGTGATTTTTCAGGAGGGCACCTGCACCTACGAATATCGGTTCTACTGCAAAGACGGATCGCTGCGCTGGCACCTGGCCACGCTCACGGCCCGCCGAGATGCGATCGCCGACTGCTGGATTGCGACCGTGATTACTGTCGATATTACTGGGCGCAAACAGGCCGAAGAAGAATTGGTCGCCAGCCAGAAGCTATACAAATCTCTGACTGATGTGCTGCCGCTGTATCTCTATCGCAAAGATCGGCACGATCGCATTACGTTCGCCAACCCCGCCTATCTTAATTTCTTAGGCATGACCCTAGAAGAGTGCCTAGGCAAGACCACCCCCGACATTGTGCCGCATGATTTGGCCACGCATTGCCTTGCGGCAGATGAGCAAATCCTGCAAACCGGAGAACCTGTCAGCCGTGTTGAAATGTCGGAAGCCACGGGCGATCGCCAATACTTCCAAAGCATGAAAAGCCCGGTGTTTGACGCTGACGGGCAAATCGTAGAAATTCAAGGACTCTGCTGGGAGATCACCGACCGCATCAAAACTGAGAAATCTCTGGAAATGCACAGCCTGATCGTGCAGAACATGGCCGAAGGCGTGTGCTTGGTGCGGGCGAGCGACGGCATCATCGTCTACGCCAACCCCAAATTCGAGGCCATGTTTGGCTACGAAAGTGGCGGACTCAACGGCAAACACGCCTCCGTCGTGAACTACGAAGACGACACACTGGATGCCCAGGAAGTCCATCGCAACATCACCTATCACCTTGATACCTACGGCGAATATACCTACACCATCTGCAACCGCAAAAAAGACGGCACACCCTTTTGGTGCCGAGCTACCACCGTTCGGTTCGACCATCCCGACTATGGCATGGTCTATGTCGCCGTCCACGAAGACATCACCGAGCGGCGGCAGGCAGAATTGGCGCTTCAGGAAATGAGCGCCGCCATGAGCAACGCTATCGAGGGCATTGCGCGGCTCGACCCACAGGGACAATATCTGTCTGTCAACCGAGCCTACGCTCGGATCATGGGCTATGAGCCAGCAGACATGATCGGGATGAATTGGCGGCAAACCGTTCACCCCGAAGAACTGGCGACGGCGATCGCAGGCTATGAGTCTATGCTGCAACATGGCAAGGCCGAGCTAGAACTGCGGGGACTCCGCAAGGATGGCTCTATCTTCTATAAGCAGGCCATTATGGTGGCTGCCTACAACCAGGAAGGGCAGTTCACCGGACATCACTGTTTTATGAGAGATATCAGCGATCGCAAACAGGCAGAAGCCGCCCTCGCCAGAGAATTAGCCCGCAGCAAAGCCCTGTTTGAGGCATCCGTAGATGGCATCGTGGTGATGTCCCAGGGGCGAGTGATAGAAGCCAATCCCAGCTTTGCCCGGATGCTGGGCTATTCGCTAGAGGAAGTCCAGTCCCTGACGGTCGCCGATTGGGAAGCGAAGTGGACCGCAGAGGAACTGGTGCAAATCAAGGCCGAGTTTAAAGACCGGAGCCATCGGTTTGAAACGCGCCATCGCCGCAAAGATGGCTCGATCTACGAAGTTGAAATTAGCGCCAATCCGGTCAATTGGGATGGGCAAACGGTGCAGCTTTGTATTTGTCGGGATGTGAGCGATCGCAAACGCACCGAGCTAGAGCTAAAGCAGGCCAAAGAAACCGCTGAGGCTGCCAATTCTGCCAAGAGTACATTCCTGGCCAACATGAGCCACGAACTCCGCACCCCGCTCAACGCCATCCTTGGATTTAGCCAGCTTCTAGCCTACGATCCCCTGCTCAACGACAGCCAGCGAGAGCAGTTAGAAATTATTAACCACAGCGGCGAACATTTGCTGAGTTTGATCAACGACATTTTAGAAGTCTCGAAGATCGAAGCCGGTCGAATTAAGCTCAACACTAGTAGCTTTGACTTGTATCAACTGCTGGATGGACTGATGCAACTGTTGCGCTTCAAGGCATCCGAGAAAAGTATTTCACTGGTGCTAGATCGCGCCCCAAACCTGCCGCAGTATATCGTGACGGATGAAGGCAAGCTGCGACAAATCTTACTCAACTTACTCAGCAATGCCATCAAGTTTACCAAGGCGGGTAGCGTGACTTTGCGGGCTTTGGTTGCCGAAGCACCTGACCACTTGCCCAATGACTCTTCGCAGCCGAACACCCCCCAAACCCAGCGACTCCAGTTTGAAGTCATCGACACGGGCTGTGGCATTGCGGCGGAGGAAATTGAAGACTTGTTTAATGCCTTTGTCCAGGCGAAGCATAGTCAACAAGCCAGTGAGGGCACAGGGTTGGGGCTGACGATTAGCCGTCACTTTGTAAACTTGATGGGTGGCGATATCCGCGTTCAAAGCGTCTTGGGGCAGGGCAGCACTTTCGCCTTTGAAATTCAGGTGCAGGTGAAAGACGCTGCGGCTGTGTTGCTGCCTGTCGAAACTCGCCGCGTGCTGACGCTGGCGCAAGATCAGGGCCCCTGCCGGATTCTGATTGTCGAAGACCAATGGCAGAATCGGCAGTTTTTGGTGGAGATGCTTGCGTCCATTGGGTTTGAGCTAAAGGAAGCAACCAATGGCTATGAGGCGATCGCCTGCTGGTCTACCTGGCAACCCGATCTAATCCTGATGGATTTGCGAATGCCAGGAATGAATGGGTTCGACGCGGTTCGACAAATCCGCCAGGATGAACAGACACTCAGATCTCAAATTCAAACGCGAAGCAACACAGATTATCCCCCAATTAAGACCGCTAAAATTATTGCGCTGACGGCGGATGCGTTTGAAGAAACCAAGGTCACAGCGCTGGCGGCCGGTTGCGACGATTTTATTCGCAAGCCCGTACAAGAGAGCCTGCTGCTGACCAAGATTGCTGAACATTTGGGCGTTCAATATGTCTATGAAATGGCTGAAACGCGGCAACCGGAAGCGAATGAATCTGCGGAAAATTTAGACAAAAATTTAGACAACGATCTATCGTTCATGCCTGTGGAATGGATCGCCGAATTGCATCAGGCTGCAACAGAAGGATTTGACGATCGCGTTTTGCAACTGGTGCGGCAAATTCCGCCAGATTATTCCCGCTTGGCTAGCGCTTTAACCCACTGGGCAACAAACTTCCAGTTCGAGTCTATTACTCAACTGACGCAGCCGCTCATCGAATACGAGGCAGACTCAGCACCCTAG
- a CDS encoding GAF domain-containing protein yields the protein MSESSANFVDATRLLMGLQQVSSLVQQFGDCREPEEMVRRATDGLVEAFDCAFARIWLMEPDGQFLRLVASSGLYTRLDGSFARVPLGAFKVGKIAQNRIPFLSNNLANEAWVKDRDWAIANQITGFAGYPLAIGDRVIGVLAVFSHRPLSPEFLEVLQSLCTTLAVMINAGQRQRQEERAIAALRSGSPTPLLSEQIAQWLPPTRLSLVGTERVLSPAIACLFLRLAEVLHGLSCTYCRLSYEPHQVILEAMIAPPSFAAHRLQDWSEEAFGEFPLAAACLRGTLQLLPNLSQNVLQVVLQLPDAGAAAGPAVRVVCTRAIVQLALTQLAVLAGLSVVPSTSLADGADLPLLTDDLAAAAQARRVLWLQTQAQPLPTLPAAVLGRIDLDITPTQLRQAVETVLQDRPWPPTLGEELKGLSEREREILGLLVQGLRDRDIADRLILSESTIKFHLNNVLSKLQVQTRYQAIYQATRNGWI from the coding sequence GTGTCCGAATCGTCTGCCAATTTTGTCGATGCAACGCGCCTGCTGATGGGCTTGCAGCAGGTCAGTTCGCTGGTGCAGCAGTTTGGGGACTGTCGAGAGCCAGAAGAAATGGTGCGCCGGGCCACAGACGGACTGGTGGAGGCGTTTGATTGTGCGTTTGCCCGCATCTGGCTGATGGAACCGGACGGGCAGTTTTTGCGGCTGGTGGCTTCGTCGGGATTATATACCCGGCTGGATGGCTCCTTTGCGCGAGTGCCCCTGGGGGCGTTTAAGGTGGGTAAAATTGCCCAAAATCGCATTCCGTTTTTGAGCAATAATCTCGCCAATGAAGCCTGGGTCAAGGATCGCGACTGGGCGATCGCCAACCAGATTACGGGCTTTGCGGGCTACCCGCTGGCGATTGGCGATCGCGTGATTGGCGTGCTGGCGGTCTTCAGCCATCGCCCACTGTCGCCAGAGTTTTTGGAGGTGCTGCAAAGCCTCTGCACCACGCTGGCCGTGATGATCAATGCGGGGCAGCGGCAGCGGCAGGAAGAAAGGGCGATCGCCGCTCTGCGTTCTGGCTCTCCCACGCCGCTGCTTTCGGAACAAATTGCCCAGTGGCTGCCGCCGACGCGCCTCAGCTTGGTGGGGACAGAGCGGGTGCTGTCTCCGGCGATCGCCTGTCTGTTTTTGCGGCTGGCGGAGGTGCTGCACGGGCTGTCTTGCACCTACTGCCGCCTCAGCTACGAGCCGCACCAGGTCATTCTAGAAGCGATGATTGCGCCGCCCAGCTTTGCAGCCCATCGCCTGCAAGACTGGAGTGAAGAAGCGTTTGGCGAGTTTCCGCTGGCGGCGGCCTGTTTGCGGGGCACGCTGCAACTCTTGCCCAACCTATCGCAGAACGTGCTGCAAGTGGTGTTGCAACTGCCCGACGCAGGGGCAGCAGCAGGGCCCGCCGTGCGCGTCGTTTGCACCCGTGCTATCGTGCAGCTTGCCCTGACGCAACTGGCTGTCCTGGCTGGACTCTCCGTCGTTCCATCTACAAGTCTGGCAGATGGCGCAGATCTGCCGCTCCTCACTGACGACCTAGCCGCCGCAGCCCAAGCCCGTCGGGTGCTGTGGCTGCAAACCCAGGCTCAGCCGTTGCCCACGCTGCCAGCCGCCGTTTTGGGACGGATTGACCTAGACATTACCCCAACGCAGTTGCGTCAGGCTGTTGAAACCGTGCTGCAAGACCGGCCCTGGCCGCCGACGCTGGGCGAAGAACTGAAGGGGCTATCGGAGCGAGAGCGCGAAATTTTGGGGCTGCTGGTGCAGGGATTGCGCGATCGCGACATTGCCGATCGGCTGATCCTCAGCGAAAGCACGATCAAGTTTCACCTCAACAACGTCCTGTCCAAGCTTCAGGTGCAGACTCGCTATCAGGCGATTTATCAGGCCACGCGCAATGGCTGGATTTAA